A stretch of Halococcus saccharolyticus DSM 5350 DNA encodes these proteins:
- a CDS encoding aldehyde dehydrogenase family protein: MSQQLSEPSQHYIGGEWTDGAGSETFESTNPATGETLGEFHRGTDADVDQALAAADEAFEEWSALSYTDRAEYLWDIYHELKDRHDELGEVISTECGKEISEGKADVTEAWHMVEWAAGNARHPHGDVVPSEISGKDAYMRRKPRGVVGCITPWNFPVAVPFWHMAVTLVEGNTVVWKPAEQVPQCGQVIAEMFAEADIPDGVFNMIQGYGDAGEAIVDDDRVDTVLFTGSAEVGQEIASAVGSEPGKLAACEMGGKNGIVVTSEADLDTAVHSAVMSSFKTTGQRCVSSERLLVHEEVYDEFKERFVDAAEDVAVGDPLEEDTFMGPLIEPEHAEKVTSYNDLARDEDVNVLVDRADLDGDEIPDGHEDGHWVGPFVYEADPEDDLRVTHEEVFGPHVALLGYSGDIEDAVELHNDTDYGLAGAIISEDYREINYFRDNAEVGLAYGNLPCIGAEVQLPFGGVKKSGNGYPSAREVIEAVTDRTAWTLNNSEGIQMAQGLSADVLTDD, translated from the coding sequence ATGAGTCAGCAGCTCAGCGAGCCGTCACAACACTACATCGGTGGCGAATGGACCGATGGAGCAGGATCAGAGACGTTCGAGAGCACCAATCCAGCGACGGGTGAGACGCTCGGGGAATTCCACCGCGGTACCGACGCCGACGTCGATCAAGCCCTCGCGGCCGCCGACGAAGCCTTCGAGGAGTGGAGCGCGCTGTCGTACACCGACCGTGCGGAGTACCTCTGGGATATCTACCACGAGCTCAAGGATCGCCACGACGAACTCGGCGAAGTCATCTCCACAGAGTGCGGGAAGGAGATCTCGGAGGGAAAGGCCGACGTGACCGAGGCGTGGCACATGGTCGAATGGGCGGCGGGCAACGCCCGTCACCCTCACGGCGATGTCGTGCCTTCCGAAATTTCCGGCAAGGACGCCTACATGCGCCGCAAACCTCGGGGCGTCGTGGGCTGCATCACGCCGTGGAACTTCCCGGTTGCAGTCCCGTTCTGGCATATGGCGGTCACGCTCGTCGAAGGGAATACGGTGGTCTGGAAACCCGCCGAGCAAGTCCCACAGTGTGGCCAGGTCATCGCCGAGATGTTCGCCGAGGCCGACATTCCCGACGGCGTGTTCAACATGATCCAAGGCTACGGCGACGCCGGCGAGGCCATCGTCGACGATGATCGTGTGGATACGGTGTTGTTCACGGGATCGGCAGAGGTCGGACAGGAGATTGCCTCTGCTGTGGGTAGCGAGCCCGGCAAGCTTGCGGCCTGTGAGATGGGCGGGAAGAACGGGATCGTGGTCACGAGCGAAGCCGACCTCGATACCGCGGTCCACTCCGCCGTGATGAGTTCGTTCAAAACCACTGGCCAGCGATGCGTGTCGAGCGAACGGCTGCTGGTTCACGAGGAGGTCTACGACGAGTTCAAGGAGCGCTTCGTCGACGCCGCAGAAGATGTCGCGGTCGGCGATCCCCTCGAAGAGGACACGTTCATGGGGCCGTTGATCGAACCTGAGCACGCCGAGAAGGTCACGAGCTACAACGATCTCGCGCGTGACGAGGACGTGAACGTGCTCGTCGACCGCGCGGACCTCGACGGCGACGAGATTCCCGACGGCCACGAGGACGGCCATTGGGTCGGACCGTTCGTCTACGAAGCCGACCCCGAAGACGACCTCCGCGTGACCCACGAGGAGGTCTTCGGTCCTCACGTCGCGCTGCTCGGATATTCGGGCGACATCGAGGACGCCGTCGAACTCCACAACGACACCGACTACGGGTTGGCGGGCGCGATCATCTCCGAGGACTACCGCGAGATCAACTACTTCCGCGACAACGCCGAGGTCGGACTGGCGTACGGCAATCTGCCGTGTATCGGCGCGGAAGTGCAGTTACCGTTCGGCGGGGTCAAGAAGTCGGGCAACGGTTATCCGAGCGCTCGCGAGGTCATCGAGGCCGTCACCGACCGCACCGCGTGGACGCTCAACAATTCCGAGGGCATCCAGATGGCCCAGGGTCTTTCCGCCGACGTCCTGACCGACGACTGA
- a CDS encoding SDR family oxidoreductase → MSLDVADDVALVTASSSGLGRASAAVLAEENANVVLNGRDEDRLDETVAELDALGEGSVVGVAGDLTQKEDVEALVTATVEEFDGLDHLVTSAGGPPSGPFMETDDEDWYHTFDLLVMSVVRLVREAAPHLRDGDGGTIVTIASRSVKEAIDSLVLSNSVRMSVVGLEKTLSKELAPEVRANAVLPGPHETSRIEELVEQSVERGEYDSYEEGLAARAEGIPLERIGEPRELGEVVAFLCSPRSSYLNGVSIPIDGGAGAANL, encoded by the coding sequence ATGAGTCTCGACGTGGCGGACGACGTGGCGCTGGTGACGGCATCGAGCAGCGGTCTCGGGCGCGCCTCGGCCGCGGTGCTCGCCGAGGAGAACGCGAACGTGGTGCTCAACGGCCGGGACGAGGACCGACTCGACGAGACCGTCGCGGAGCTCGACGCGCTCGGCGAGGGCAGTGTGGTCGGTGTCGCCGGCGATCTCACGCAAAAAGAGGACGTCGAAGCGCTCGTGACGGCGACCGTCGAGGAGTTCGACGGGCTCGACCACCTCGTGACGAGCGCTGGCGGACCGCCGAGTGGCCCGTTCATGGAGACCGACGACGAGGATTGGTATCACACGTTCGACCTCCTGGTGATGAGTGTGGTTCGGTTGGTCCGCGAGGCCGCTCCCCACCTCCGCGATGGCGACGGCGGCACGATCGTCACCATCGCCTCTCGGAGCGTCAAGGAGGCCATCGACTCGCTGGTGCTCTCGAACTCCGTTCGGATGAGCGTCGTCGGACTCGAAAAGACGCTCTCGAAGGAGCTCGCCCCGGAGGTCCGGGCGAACGCCGTGTTGCCCGGTCCGCACGAGACGAGCCGGATCGAGGAGCTCGTCGAGCAGTCGGTCGAGCGCGGCGAGTACGACTCCTACGAGGAGGGGCTCGCGGCACGCGCCGAGGGGATCCCGCTCGAACGCATCGGTGAACCCCGTGAGCTCGGCGAGGTCGTGGCCTTCCTCTGTTCGCCCCGATCGAGCTACCTCAATGGTGTCTCGATCCCGATCGACGGCGGTGCGGGGGCTGCGAACCTCTGA
- a CDS encoding cupin domain-containing protein, with amino-acid sequence MRNVDFAEAETYEPEEGWRRVSLAGSDQFTFEWFEKPPGHSSPMHDHENEQVCVVLEGEITVYTEDDSVTLERFDSVCLEAWESHRVENTGDERAVAIDVFAPGRGFDFWTDREE; translated from the coding sequence ATGAGAAACGTTGATTTCGCCGAGGCGGAGACGTACGAGCCCGAAGAGGGCTGGCGTCGCGTCTCGCTCGCCGGCAGCGACCAGTTCACCTTCGAGTGGTTCGAGAAGCCACCGGGCCACTCCTCACCGATGCACGACCACGAGAACGAGCAGGTCTGCGTCGTCCTGGAGGGTGAGATCACTGTCTACACCGAGGACGATTCGGTGACGCTCGAACGCTTCGATTCGGTCTGCCTCGAGGCGTGGGAGTCCCACCGGGTCGAGAACACCGGCGACGAGCGGGCGGTCGCCATCGACGTCTTCGCTCCGGGTCGCGGCTTCGACTTCTGGACCGACCGCGAGGAGTGA
- a CDS encoding 2-amino-3,7-dideoxy-D-threo-hept-6-ulosonate synthase, whose translation MTVGVTARLDRIGTDGRIVNVPMDHGITLGAVDGLRRIEATIDAVTRGGADSVLTQKGLAPRVHPNKNGAGYIVHLNASTATGPDTNDKRLTGTVTEAVRAGADAVSLHVNVGSDFEPRQLEQLAQITRTATEYGMPVLAMTYARGPGVDESDPERLAHAVRLAEEAGADVAKTAYSGDAASYERVTEATGLPVIMAGGDPEGNEATLENVRGAMDAGAAGVSIGRTVFQHDDPEAMTRAVTAVVHDDRSVDDALARAEL comes from the coding sequence ATGACAGTCGGCGTTACAGCGCGGCTCGACAGAATCGGAACAGACGGACGCATCGTGAACGTGCCGATGGACCACGGAATTACCCTCGGCGCGGTCGACGGCCTCCGCCGGATCGAGGCAACGATCGACGCGGTGACCCGCGGCGGCGCGGACAGCGTGTTGACCCAGAAGGGGCTCGCGCCGCGGGTACACCCCAACAAGAACGGGGCTGGCTACATCGTTCACCTGAACGCGTCGACCGCGACTGGGCCGGACACCAACGACAAGCGACTCACCGGAACAGTCACCGAAGCCGTCCGAGCGGGTGCGGACGCGGTCTCGCTCCACGTGAACGTCGGGAGTGATTTCGAGCCGCGCCAGCTCGAACAGCTCGCGCAGATCACACGGACCGCCACCGAGTATGGAATGCCGGTGCTCGCGATGACGTATGCCCGCGGGCCTGGTGTCGACGAAAGCGATCCGGAACGCCTCGCCCATGCCGTACGGCTCGCGGAGGAGGCCGGCGCGGACGTGGCCAAGACCGCCTACAGCGGCGACGCGGCGAGTTACGAACGTGTGACCGAGGCGACGGGCCTCCCCGTCATCATGGCCGGCGGCGATCCCGAAGGGAACGAAGCGACGCTCGAAAACGTCCGCGGGGCGATGGACGCGGGTGCGGCCGGCGTCTCGATCGGGCGAACGGTCTTCCAGCACGACGATCCCGAAGCGATGACGCGCGCGGTCACAGCCGTGGTCCACGACGACCGCTCGGTCGACGACGCGCTGGCTCGGGCCGAGCTGTAA
- a CDS encoding glycosyltransferase codes for MPPHVAAFTDTYLPTVNGVTYTIRAWREHWSERGGRMDVIYPDSDHDRETGEHPVRSVSFPFYDGYRIGAPTVPDDVRDADVVHAHTPFGVGLAGLRLARRTDRPLVASYHTPAAEYAGYLAEGWLMNGVARAGNAYERWFLDRADRVIAPSDTTKTALEARGIGPVSVVTNGIDIDRFSPTDAAAFRARYDLPEPGERPVVGYTGRHGFEKQLSDLVAAANGTDLTVVFGGDGPARKTLKEQVADSDVDVRFLGFLDRDELPAFYSTLDVFGFPSPVETQGLVALEAMACGTPVVGVEAGALAETIDDGATGYHYDRGDVAGFRAALDRALGERDRLAETCLSRRESMSVERAVDALAAVYDAVE; via the coding sequence ATGCCACCACACGTCGCCGCGTTCACCGACACCTACCTCCCGACGGTGAACGGCGTCACGTACACCATCCGGGCGTGGCGCGAGCACTGGAGCGAGCGGGGCGGCCGGATGGACGTGATCTATCCCGACAGCGATCACGATCGCGAAACGGGTGAGCACCCCGTTCGAAGCGTCTCCTTTCCGTTCTACGATGGGTACCGGATCGGTGCGCCGACGGTGCCGGACGACGTTCGTGATGCGGATGTCGTCCACGCCCACACCCCGTTCGGGGTCGGGCTCGCTGGTCTCCGACTCGCCCGCCGAACCGATCGGCCCCTCGTCGCGTCGTATCACACGCCAGCGGCGGAGTATGCGGGCTATCTCGCGGAGGGATGGCTGATGAACGGCGTTGCGCGTGCGGGCAACGCCTACGAGCGGTGGTTTCTCGACCGCGCCGACCGGGTGATCGCGCCGAGCGACACGACAAAAACGGCACTCGAAGCGCGCGGTATCGGGCCCGTTTCCGTGGTCACGAACGGGATCGACATCGACCGATTTTCGCCGACCGATGCCGCAGCGTTCCGCGCGCGCTACGATCTCCCCGAGCCCGGCGAACGGCCGGTCGTGGGCTACACCGGCCGCCACGGCTTTGAGAAACAGCTCTCGGACCTCGTGGCGGCGGCCAATGGAACGGACCTCACGGTGGTCTTTGGGGGCGACGGTCCCGCGCGCAAGACCCTGAAGGAGCAGGTCGCGGACAGCGATGTCGACGTTCGCTTTCTCGGCTTTCTCGACCGCGACGAGCTACCGGCGTTTTACTCCACCCTCGACGTGTTCGGGTTCCCGAGTCCGGTCGAGACACAGGGCCTCGTCGCCCTCGAAGCGATGGCCTGCGGGACGCCCGTGGTGGGTGTCGAGGCGGGCGCGCTCGCCGAGACCATCGACGATGGCGCGACGGGCTATCACTACGATCGCGGCGACGTCGCGGGCTTTCGCGCCGCGCTCGATCGGGCGCTCGGAGAGCGCGACCGGCTGGCGGAAACCTGCCTCTCACGGCGCGAATCGATGAGTGTCGAGCGCGCGGTCGACGCGCTCGCGGCAGTGTACGACGCGGTGGAGTGA
- a CDS encoding glycosyltransferase family 4 protein — protein MTLSSAFRWSYSARRRGWGVRALNYLELEGMLERSGWATAAAQQRQALAATDIEVVTSPWHGGDLPAATGSLATGGGLFAEYDLAHCHAPGPGSLAVARHARKSGTPLVLHAHMTAEDFGESFRFSSQVAPALGRYLRRFYSQADLVLCPSQYTKGLLEDYPVDAPIRTITNGVDRDALAGHESLREEYRDRYDLDGLVVFAVGSVFERKGLTTFCRLAEATDHEFAWFGAYDTGPHGSPVVKRWTNDPPENVTFTGWVDDKRGAFGAGDVFCFPTKDENQGLVVLEAMACGKPVVISDIPVFEEFFTHGEDCLKCGSEAEFRAALDRLADDRALRERLGANARETAAEHSLERVGEELSSIYREVTTA, from the coding sequence ATAACGCTCTCCTCCGCGTTCCGGTGGAGTTATTCGGCCCGCCGTCGCGGCTGGGGTGTGCGCGCGCTCAACTACCTCGAACTCGAAGGGATGCTCGAACGCAGCGGGTGGGCCACCGCCGCTGCCCAGCAGCGCCAAGCACTCGCTGCCACCGACATCGAGGTCGTGACGTCGCCGTGGCACGGCGGCGACCTCCCTGCGGCCACGGGCTCGCTCGCGACGGGTGGAGGTCTTTTCGCCGAGTACGACCTCGCGCACTGTCACGCGCCCGGTCCAGGCAGCCTCGCGGTCGCCCGCCACGCCCGAAAATCCGGTACTCCGCTGGTGCTCCACGCCCACATGACCGCCGAGGACTTCGGCGAGTCGTTCCGGTTTTCGTCGCAGGTCGCTCCCGCACTCGGCCGCTACCTCCGGCGGTTTTACTCCCAGGCCGACCTCGTGCTGTGTCCGAGTCAGTACACGAAGGGGCTGCTCGAAGACTACCCCGTGGACGCCCCCATCAGGACGATCACCAACGGCGTCGACCGCGATGCGCTCGCAGGTCACGAATCGCTCCGCGAAGAGTATCGTGATCGGTACGACCTCGACGGACTGGTGGTGTTCGCGGTCGGCAGCGTCTTCGAGCGCAAGGGCCTCACGACGTTCTGCCGGCTGGCAGAGGCCACCGACCACGAGTTCGCGTGGTTCGGGGCATACGATACGGGACCACACGGGTCGCCGGTGGTGAAACGCTGGACGAACGACCCGCCCGAGAACGTCACCTTCACCGGCTGGGTCGACGACAAGCGCGGCGCGTTCGGCGCTGGCGACGTGTTCTGTTTCCCGACGAAAGACGAAAACCAGGGCCTCGTCGTGCTGGAAGCGATGGCGTGTGGCAAACCGGTCGTCATCAGCGACATTCCGGTGTTCGAGGAGTTCTTCACTCACGGCGAGGACTGCCTGAAATGCGGTAGTGAAGCGGAGTTCCGCGCGGCGCTCGATCGGCTCGCCGACGACCGTGCGCTCCGCGAGCGCCTCGGCGCGAACGCGCGCGAAACCGCCGCCGAGCACAGTTTAGAACGGGTCGGCGAGGAGCTATCGTCGATCTACCGCGAAGTCACAACGGCTTAA
- a CDS encoding VOC family protein, whose amino-acid sequence MDPRITLVTLGVTGIDESIRFYRDGLGFPLQDRQEDSDVAFFTLDGTWLSIYPRELLAEDATISDDGTGFSGVTLAHNVSTEAEVDTILKEAEAAGGRIVKPAQEVFWGGYSGYFADPDDHLWEVAYPDLTEW is encoded by the coding sequence ATGGATCCACGAATTACCCTCGTTACGCTCGGAGTCACGGGTATCGACGAGTCGATTCGCTTCTATCGAGACGGTCTCGGGTTTCCTTTGCAGGACCGTCAAGAAGATAGTGATGTCGCCTTCTTTACGCTCGACGGAACGTGGCTTTCGATTTACCCAAGAGAGCTGCTCGCCGAAGATGCCACTATCTCCGACGATGGAACGGGCTTTTCCGGAGTTACCCTAGCTCACAACGTCTCTACGGAAGCCGAAGTCGACACGATTCTCAAAGAAGCCGAAGCCGCTGGCGGTCGCATCGTCAAACCTGCTCAAGAAGTCTTCTGGGGCGGATATTCGGGATATTTTGCCGATCCTGACGATCATCTCTGGGAAGTAGCGTACCCGGATCTGACGGAGTGGTGA
- a CDS encoding ribonuclease P protein component 4: MTLADERIERLHALAADAASTGHDDRAREYVRLARRVAERNRRSLPRRLKRFSCDACDAYLRPGRNCRVRTQDGHVVITCVCGAQARYPYR, from the coding sequence ATGACTCTCGCCGACGAACGCATCGAACGTCTCCACGCCCTCGCCGCCGACGCCGCCAGCACGGGCCACGACGACCGCGCGCGGGAGTACGTCCGGCTCGCGCGCCGAGTCGCCGAACGGAACCGTCGGTCGCTGCCTCGTCGGCTCAAACGGTTCTCGTGTGATGCCTGCGACGCCTATCTCCGGCCGGGCCGGAACTGTCGGGTTCGGACCCAGGACGGCCACGTGGTCATCACGTGTGTGTGTGGCGCGCAGGCGCGCTACCCGTATCGGTAG